One window of the Bacteroidia bacterium genome contains the following:
- a CDS encoding universal stress protein has translation METFNIKKILVPTDFSETSMKALSYAIELAKRTQSEITILNVVESLLATNNPSFVSVPNSAEYEEVVLEACRTKLAELAYSKAEPDFPPFQTMAVLGRTYLEIVRCSKELSIDLIVMGTHGVSGIREFMVGSNAYRVVSEADCPVLTIQSTLKNGIFNKILLPFNDRQHSREKVRYALRLAQIYNASVHVLGVDEEGTQKDTYKISKEAEQIKAVADSKGIACTVEVVSENYYSNSLLNHAMETGADLIVEMRGMDKLNITEYFQESLEKSLVNHSPIPILTIKANFNPDAVNLHGYGW, from the coding sequence ATGGAAACATTTAACATCAAGAAAATATTGGTACCAACCGATTTTTCAGAAACTTCAATGAAGGCATTAAGTTATGCCATTGAGTTAGCCAAACGCACCCAATCTGAAATCACCATTTTGAATGTCGTGGAATCACTTTTGGCTACTAATAATCCAAGTTTTGTATCGGTGCCCAATAGTGCTGAATACGAAGAAGTAGTTTTAGAAGCTTGCAGAACAAAATTGGCCGAATTAGCATACTCCAAAGCAGAACCTGATTTTCCACCCTTTCAAACCATGGCGGTTTTAGGAAGAACTTACTTGGAAATTGTTAGATGCAGCAAGGAACTATCCATAGATTTAATTGTGATGGGAACTCACGGAGTTTCAGGTATTCGTGAATTTATGGTGGGTAGCAATGCCTACCGGGTTGTAAGTGAGGCAGATTGTCCGGTTTTAACCATTCAATCTACTTTAAAAAATGGCATTTTCAATAAAATACTTCTTCCATTTAATGACCGTCAACATTCCAGAGAAAAAGTAAGGTATGCTTTAAGACTAGCCCAAATTTACAATGCATCAGTTCACGTGCTTGGAGTAGATGAGGAAGGAACTCAAAAGGATACTTATAAAATTTCTAAAGAAGCTGAACAGATAAAAGCCGTTGCTGATTCAAAAGGTATTGCCTGTACGGTTGAAGTGGTTTCCGAAAATTACTATTCCAACTCTTTGTTAAACCATGCCATGGAAACCGGAGCAGATTTAATTGTAGAAATGAGAGGAATGGACAAATTGAATATTACAGAGTATTTTCAAGAGTCATTGGAAAAGAGTTTGGTAAACCATTCCCCCATTCCTATTTTGACTATTAAAGCCAATTTTAATCCGGATGCAGTTAACCTGCATGGTTACGGTTGGTAA